One genomic segment of Nonomuraea coxensis DSM 45129 includes these proteins:
- a CDS encoding thiamine pyrophosphate-dependent dehydrogenase E1 component subunit alpha, protein MRTDLPTSTLLEMQRRMTRIRRFEERAAKMVKRGLIPGTVHTSIGQEAQVVGSCMALDDDDYMTGNHRSHGHPIGKGSPLGPLMAELVGKATGVCRGKGGSLHLADFSVGSLGESGIVGSSIPIATGSAFASKLLGRPRVSLAFFGDGAANQGVLYEAMNMAGVWKLPAIFLCENNQYALSTPAHTVTSGNIFERAAGFGIPGVRVDDGQDVIAVYDAVKTAADRARAGEGPCLVEVMTYRFNEHSEGLRIDNYRDKEQIDEWLSRDPLDRLAGRLRDRGITDEQLKELDAEVMEEVDRAVEFANESPYPEPSVAFEDLYTDEVTAV, encoded by the coding sequence GTGCGGACCGACCTACCCACGTCCACGCTGCTTGAGATGCAGCGGCGGATGACGCGCATCCGCCGCTTCGAGGAGCGCGCGGCCAAGATGGTCAAACGCGGCCTCATCCCTGGCACCGTGCACACGAGCATCGGTCAGGAGGCCCAGGTCGTCGGCTCCTGCATGGCGCTCGACGACGACGACTACATGACGGGCAACCATCGCAGCCACGGCCATCCCATCGGCAAGGGCTCCCCGCTCGGCCCGCTGATGGCCGAACTCGTCGGCAAGGCCACCGGAGTGTGCCGGGGCAAGGGCGGGTCGCTGCACCTGGCCGACTTCTCGGTCGGCAGCCTGGGCGAGTCCGGCATCGTCGGCTCCTCCATCCCGATCGCGACCGGCTCCGCGTTCGCGTCGAAACTCCTCGGCCGCCCGCGCGTCTCCCTCGCCTTCTTCGGCGACGGCGCCGCCAACCAGGGAGTCCTCTACGAGGCCATGAACATGGCGGGCGTCTGGAAGCTGCCGGCCATCTTCCTCTGCGAGAACAACCAGTACGCGCTCAGCACGCCCGCCCACACCGTGACCTCCGGCAACATCTTCGAACGCGCGGCCGGGTTCGGCATCCCCGGAGTCCGAGTGGACGACGGCCAGGACGTGATCGCGGTGTACGACGCGGTGAAGACCGCGGCCGACCGGGCCAGGGCGGGCGAGGGCCCGTGCCTGGTGGAGGTCATGACCTACCGCTTCAACGAGCACTCCGAAGGCCTGCGCATCGACAACTACCGCGACAAGGAGCAGATCGACGAGTGGCTCAGCCGTGATCCGCTGGACCGCCTCGCCGGTCGCCTGCGCGACCGCGGCATCACCGACGAGCAACTCAAGGAGCTCGACGCGGAAGTGATGGAAGAGGTCGACCGCGCCGTGGAGTTCGCGAACGAGAGTCCCTATCCCGAGCCGTCCGTCGCATTCGAGGACCTCTACACCGACGAGGTGACCGCCGTATGA
- a CDS encoding FGGY family carbohydrate kinase codes for MADASMPKGVPAVAAIDQGTSSSKAVVVGADGRVLGRSSVGIGRADPAPGWVEQDANEIRESVVAALVTVLDSVDVELVGIGLSNQRESAVIWSRRTGEPLGPVLGWQDRRTADRVRPLEESGWAARIRAKTGLPLDPMFSALKYEWLLDQVDPHRDAARRGEIALGTIDSWLTWTLTGEHRIEIGNAGRTQLLNLETLTWDGELLELFRIPPVCLPRVCASTEATAALIDVPGVPRGTRLHGILGDSHAALYAHGVRAPGQVKATYGSGSSIMGLAEVDDRAGARVLDGLVTTIAWADPVPAFAFEGTILSTGATLLWLAKILGVDPAQLSALAQSVPDTQGVDLVPAFAGLGAPWWDESAVGLVSGFGLGTGPGHLARAAFESVALQTEDLFSAVEERLGTPIDTVLADGGPSQNDWLMQVQADLSQRRVVRSNIAELSATGAAHLAGVSCGLWTAEECLRLPRDRSPFDPLMERSGADARRQTWRSAIERSRFQPAIPRKQSES; via the coding sequence GTGGCTGACGCCAGCATGCCCAAAGGTGTCCCCGCGGTCGCCGCCATCGATCAAGGGACGAGTTCCAGCAAGGCCGTCGTCGTGGGCGCCGACGGCAGAGTCCTCGGCAGGTCCTCGGTCGGCATCGGCCGGGCCGACCCCGCTCCCGGCTGGGTCGAGCAGGACGCGAACGAGATCCGGGAAAGCGTCGTCGCCGCGCTCGTGACCGTTCTGGACTCCGTGGACGTCGAACTCGTCGGCATCGGCCTGTCCAACCAGCGCGAATCCGCCGTCATCTGGAGCCGCAGGACGGGCGAACCTCTCGGCCCGGTCCTCGGCTGGCAGGACCGGCGCACAGCCGATCGGGTACGCCCCCTGGAGGAGTCCGGCTGGGCCGCCAGGATCCGCGCGAAGACCGGTCTTCCGCTGGACCCCATGTTCTCCGCCCTCAAGTACGAATGGCTGCTCGACCAGGTCGATCCCCACCGCGACGCGGCCCGCCGGGGCGAGATCGCGCTCGGCACCATCGACTCCTGGCTGACCTGGACGCTGACCGGCGAGCACCGCATCGAGATCGGTAACGCCGGCCGCACCCAGCTGCTCAACCTGGAGACGCTGACCTGGGACGGCGAACTGCTCGAACTGTTCCGCATCCCGCCCGTCTGCCTGCCGCGCGTGTGCGCGTCGACCGAGGCGACGGCGGCGCTCATCGACGTCCCCGGCGTTCCCCGCGGCACGCGCCTGCACGGAATCCTCGGCGACTCCCACGCCGCCCTCTACGCCCACGGGGTGCGCGCTCCCGGCCAGGTGAAGGCGACCTACGGCAGCGGCAGCTCGATCATGGGCCTCGCCGAGGTCGACGACCGGGCCGGCGCCCGCGTCCTGGACGGGCTGGTCACCACCATCGCGTGGGCCGACCCCGTGCCGGCCTTCGCCTTCGAGGGGACGATCCTGTCGACCGGCGCCACCCTGCTGTGGCTCGCCAAGATCCTCGGGGTCGACCCGGCCCAGCTCAGCGCGCTCGCGCAGTCCGTCCCCGACACCCAGGGCGTCGATCTCGTACCGGCCTTCGCCGGTCTGGGCGCGCCCTGGTGGGACGAGTCGGCGGTGGGGCTGGTCAGCGGCTTCGGGCTGGGCACCGGCCCAGGCCACCTGGCCCGCGCCGCGTTCGAGTCGGTGGCGCTGCAGACGGAGGACCTGTTCTCCGCGGTGGAAGAACGTCTGGGCACCCCGATCGACACGGTGCTCGCCGACGGCGGCCCCAGCCAGAACGACTGGCTCATGCAGGTACAGGCCGACCTGAGCCAGCGGCGCGTGGTGCGCAGCAACATCGCCGAACTCTCCGCCACCGGGGCCGCCCACCTGGCCGGCGTCAGTTGCGGTCTGTGGACGGCGGAGGAGTGCCTTCGCCTTCCCCGGGACCGCTCGCCGTTCGACCCCCTGATGGAGAGATCCGGCGCCGACGCCCGCCGTCAGACGTGGCGATCGGCGATCGAACGCTCCCGATTCCAGCCCGCCATTCCCAGAAAGCAGAGCGAGTCATGA
- a CDS encoding substrate-binding domain-containing protein — MFEPRRPVKMFVGLMTAALLSTTLGACASSTSAEDSEITIGLAVPNQQSPFYVAIRKWVEDEAKRENAKVLIADAKNDADDQVSQVQDFITRGVDGLIYIPAGAAAATVPVRAAKSAGIPVVTVDRNPKDAPGDTFIATDSVAAAQELGEWVVKNAGDRSNLAIIQGQLGTTPEEARDEGFKKGIEGGKIKEVARQASKAWLQDEGYQIATDLLQAHPDIDIIFGRADGLALGAAQAARNAGSKDMLVVGFDGDPSGLEAVKSGLLAATVTQQTTAMGKLAVQSTLKLIKKEQVPAEQLQKGILTTSENVDEYLANHP; from the coding sequence ATGTTCGAACCACGCAGGCCCGTCAAGATGTTCGTCGGCCTGATGACCGCAGCCCTGCTGTCCACCACTCTCGGCGCGTGCGCGTCGAGCACCAGCGCCGAAGACAGCGAGATCACGATCGGCCTCGCCGTGCCCAACCAGCAGTCCCCCTTCTACGTGGCGATCCGCAAGTGGGTCGAGGACGAGGCCAAGCGCGAGAACGCGAAGGTCCTGATCGCGGACGCCAAGAACGACGCCGACGACCAGGTCAGCCAGGTCCAGGACTTCATCACCCGAGGGGTCGACGGGCTCATCTACATCCCGGCGGGCGCCGCCGCGGCGACGGTTCCGGTGCGTGCCGCGAAGTCGGCAGGCATTCCCGTGGTCACGGTTGACCGCAACCCCAAGGACGCCCCCGGCGACACGTTCATCGCCACCGACAGCGTCGCCGCGGCGCAGGAGCTCGGCGAGTGGGTCGTGAAGAACGCCGGCGACAGGAGCAACCTCGCGATCATCCAGGGCCAGCTCGGCACCACGCCTGAGGAGGCGCGTGACGAGGGGTTCAAGAAGGGCATCGAGGGCGGCAAGATCAAGGAGGTCGCCCGACAGGCGTCCAAGGCATGGCTGCAGGACGAGGGCTACCAGATCGCCACGGACCTCCTCCAGGCGCATCCGGACATCGACATCATCTTCGGGCGGGCCGACGGGCTCGCGCTCGGCGCCGCCCAGGCCGCGCGCAACGCGGGCAGCAAGGACATGCTCGTCGTCGGATTCGACGGTGACCCGTCGGGCCTTGAGGCGGTGAAGAGCGGCCTGCTCGCCGCGACCGTCACCCAGCAGACGACGGCCATGGGCAAGCTCGCCGTCCAGTCGACGCTCAAGCTGATCAAGAAGGAGCAGGTCCCCGCCGAGCAGTTGCAGAAGGGCATCCTGACGACCAGCGAGAACGTCGACGAGTACCTGGCGAACCACCCGTGA
- a CDS encoding ABC transporter ATP-binding protein, whose amino-acid sequence MTFVRLAEVARVHGEGATAVHALRGVSLEVDVGELVAVMGPSGSGKSTLLNLAGGLDRPTSGTVRVGEQDLAAVRDLAALRRRSVGYVFQDLNLITSLTAAENVMLPRELDGVRSSRARKEAMAVLAEVDGEDLADRFPEELSGGQRQRVAIARALVGERRLLLADEPTGALDTRTGDEIMRTLRARCDAGAAVLLVTHEPRYAGWADRVVFLRDGMIADTTDTPTASAR is encoded by the coding sequence ATGACGTTCGTACGGCTGGCCGAGGTGGCCAGGGTCCACGGGGAGGGCGCGACGGCCGTGCACGCGCTGAGGGGCGTGAGCCTGGAGGTCGACGTGGGAGAGCTGGTCGCGGTCATGGGCCCGTCGGGGTCCGGCAAGTCGACCCTGCTCAACCTCGCGGGCGGGCTCGACCGGCCCACCTCGGGGACGGTGCGCGTCGGCGAGCAGGACCTCGCCGCCGTACGCGATCTCGCCGCGCTGCGGCGGCGCAGCGTCGGCTACGTCTTCCAGGACCTCAACCTGATCACCTCGCTGACCGCGGCGGAGAACGTGATGCTGCCGCGCGAGCTCGACGGCGTGCGATCGAGCCGGGCCAGGAAGGAGGCCATGGCCGTGCTGGCGGAGGTCGACGGCGAGGACCTCGCCGACCGCTTCCCCGAGGAGCTGTCCGGCGGGCAGCGGCAGCGCGTCGCGATCGCCCGCGCCCTGGTCGGCGAGCGGCGCCTGCTGCTGGCCGACGAACCGACCGGAGCGCTCGACACGCGCACCGGCGACGAGATCATGCGCACGTTACGGGCCCGCTGCGACGCGGGCGCGGCGGTCCTGCTGGTCACCCACGAGCCGCGCTACGCCGGCTGGGCCGATCGGGTGGTGTTCCTGCGCGACGGGATGATCGCCGACACGACGGACACGCCGACGGCGAGCGCCCGATGA
- a CDS encoding sugar-binding transcriptional regulator: protein MIGRTGAEGRDSVTMIVQVARMYHEQNMTQPAIAEQLRISQSRVSRWLKQAVEMGIVRTVVLPPEGVYPELEEQLVRKYGLRQALIVESSGDERSTMWALGAAAATYLEATLTNGARVGFSSWSETLLATVDSMVPLKRRRAESIVQIMGGVGQPAAQLKATELTFRLARIAGGTPMFLPTPGIVATPSAREALFQDPNVVETAAAWENLTDVLVGIGSVTPSPLLQVSGNAVSEAQMRTLRELGAVGDVAMRFFDADGRPIETEFNDLVVGIGVEALLKTPRRVGIAGGARKFEAIRGALRGGWVDVIVTDLMNAQALVADN, encoded by the coding sequence GTGATCGGGAGAACAGGCGCCGAAGGTCGCGACTCCGTGACCATGATCGTGCAGGTCGCGCGGATGTATCACGAGCAGAACATGACGCAGCCGGCGATCGCGGAGCAGCTGCGCATCTCTCAGTCGCGGGTGTCGCGGTGGCTCAAGCAGGCGGTGGAGATGGGGATCGTGCGCACGGTCGTGCTGCCGCCCGAGGGCGTCTATCCGGAGCTGGAGGAGCAGCTCGTACGGAAGTACGGGCTGCGGCAGGCGCTCATCGTGGAGAGCAGCGGCGATGAACGCTCCACCATGTGGGCGCTCGGCGCAGCGGCGGCGACCTACCTTGAGGCGACGCTCACGAACGGCGCGCGGGTCGGGTTCTCCTCCTGGTCGGAGACCCTGCTGGCGACCGTCGACTCGATGGTTCCGCTCAAGCGTCGGCGTGCCGAGTCCATCGTGCAGATCATGGGCGGAGTGGGACAGCCGGCCGCACAGCTCAAGGCGACCGAGCTGACGTTCCGGCTGGCCCGCATCGCGGGCGGCACCCCCATGTTCCTGCCCACGCCGGGCATCGTCGCGACGCCGTCCGCCCGTGAGGCCCTTTTCCAGGACCCGAACGTCGTCGAGACGGCGGCGGCCTGGGAGAACCTCACCGATGTTCTCGTCGGCATCGGCAGCGTCACGCCGTCGCCGCTGCTCCAGGTCTCCGGCAACGCCGTGTCGGAGGCGCAGATGCGGACGTTGCGTGAGCTCGGCGCGGTGGGCGACGTGGCGATGCGCTTCTTCGACGCCGACGGCAGGCCGATCGAGACCGAGTTCAACGACCTGGTGGTGGGCATCGGCGTCGAGGCGCTGTTGAAGACGCCGCGGCGCGTGGGCATCGCCGGTGGCGCGCGCAAGTTCGAGGCCATCCGCGGAGCGCTTCGCGGGGGATGGGTCGACGTCATCGTCACCGATCTGATGAACGCGCAGGCGCTGGTCGCCGACAACTGA
- a CDS encoding PadR family transcriptional regulator gives MSVRHGLLALLSTGPRHGYQLRVEFEASTGATWPLNIGQVYTTLSRLERDGLVEPGEADEQGRVVHTITAAGREELARWFSTPVVQSDRPRDELVIKLAMAIAAGRADVAEVIHRQRTATMRALQQLTMAKRAATDSAAQRLVIDSMIFQAEAEQRWLDHCEAVLKEER, from the coding sequence ATGTCGGTCAGACACGGGCTGCTCGCTCTCCTCAGCACGGGGCCACGCCACGGCTATCAACTACGGGTCGAGTTCGAGGCGTCGACGGGGGCGACCTGGCCGCTCAACATCGGCCAGGTCTACACGACGCTGTCCCGCCTGGAGCGTGACGGCCTGGTCGAGCCGGGCGAGGCGGACGAGCAGGGCCGGGTCGTCCACACGATCACCGCGGCCGGCCGGGAGGAACTGGCGCGGTGGTTCAGCACCCCCGTCGTGCAGTCCGACCGGCCGCGGGACGAGCTGGTCATCAAGCTGGCGATGGCGATCGCCGCCGGCAGGGCGGACGTCGCCGAGGTCATCCACAGGCAGCGGACGGCGACCATGCGCGCCCTCCAGCAGCTCACCATGGCCAAGCGCGCCGCCACGGACAGCGCGGCCCAGCGGCTCGTGATCGACTCCATGATCTTCCAGGCCGAGGCCGAGCAACGGTGGCTGGACCACTGCGAGGCCGTTCTCAAGGAGGAGAGATGA
- a CDS encoding ABC transporter permease has product MTHHPASAGPRADDGPRSPRGAAKGLARIFDGVGGPFLGLVALVVIMAIFAPNFARPVNLINILDQVTVLGILALGATAVIITGGIDLSVGAVFALSVMVLGWLSHDGGLPLWIAMIACVAAGGLAGLVNGLAVTITRLPPFIATLAMMSVARGLANMTTDGRQITGYPEWFYSLASTRYGGFLSITLMALIVLYVIGWAILRYRASGRSVYAVGGNPEVARLAGIKVKAVTTWVYVVAGLMAGLAAIVLASRLDSSQPSAGEGLELDVIAAVVIGGASLSGGVGRITGTIVGVLIVGVMHNGLNLLGVSPFLQQVIIGVVIAAAVFTDVFRRRKERSA; this is encoded by the coding sequence ATGACCCACCATCCCGCGAGCGCCGGCCCGCGCGCCGATGACGGCCCGCGGTCGCCGCGTGGCGCGGCCAAAGGACTGGCGCGGATCTTCGACGGAGTGGGCGGCCCGTTCCTGGGCCTGGTCGCGCTCGTCGTGATCATGGCGATCTTCGCCCCCAACTTCGCCAGACCCGTCAATCTGATCAACATCCTCGACCAGGTGACCGTGCTCGGGATCCTCGCGCTCGGCGCCACCGCGGTCATCATCACCGGCGGCATCGACCTGTCGGTCGGCGCGGTGTTCGCCCTGTCGGTGATGGTCCTCGGCTGGCTCTCCCATGACGGCGGACTGCCGCTGTGGATCGCGATGATCGCCTGTGTGGCGGCCGGCGGCCTCGCCGGGCTGGTCAACGGCCTCGCGGTCACCATCACGCGATTGCCGCCGTTCATCGCGACGCTCGCCATGATGTCGGTCGCCCGGGGTCTCGCCAACATGACCACGGACGGACGTCAGATCACCGGTTACCCCGAGTGGTTCTACTCGCTGGCGTCGACCAGATATGGCGGCTTCCTCTCGATCACGTTGATGGCGCTGATCGTGCTCTACGTCATCGGGTGGGCCATCCTGAGATATCGGGCGAGTGGCCGCTCGGTCTACGCGGTCGGCGGCAACCCCGAGGTCGCCCGCCTGGCCGGCATCAAGGTCAAGGCCGTGACGACCTGGGTCTACGTCGTGGCCGGTCTCATGGCCGGGCTCGCGGCCATCGTGCTCGCCAGCCGGCTCGACTCCTCCCAGCCCAGCGCGGGAGAAGGGCTCGAACTCGACGTCATCGCCGCCGTCGTCATCGGAGGCGCCAGCCTCTCGGGCGGGGTCGGCCGCATCACCGGCACGATCGTCGGCGTGCTCATCGTCGGCGTCATGCACAACGGACTCAACCTTCTCGGCGTGTCGCCGTTTCTTCAGCAAGTCATCATCGGCGTCGTCATCGCCGCCGCCGTGTTCACCGACGTCTTCCGTCGCCGCAAGGAACGAAGCGCATGA
- a CDS encoding sugar ABC transporter ATP-binding protein produces the protein MTSEPAPSPILTVRGISKSYPGTTALNGIDLEARPGEVIALLGENGAGKSTLSGIIAGAIQPTTGTMTWQGRPHAPATPRDSLMRGIGMIHQEMRLLPDLTVAENVAVGRWPTRAGFLSARTMLRQAREQLDKVGFTGRTDQPVRELSVAGQQQVEIAKALMLDASLLILDEPTAALGEMETTALFACIRSLKEQGVSFIYVSHRLAEIAQIADRIVVLRDGEKVAEHDSGDVAPDVLVREMVGRSVDRLFPRFDAPREAVVVSVEGISDRAGRFEDVSFTVRAGEVFGIAGIVGAGRTELVRSIVSLEPRRCGEVRIDGVPLAADDPLAAKAAGVVLIPEDRKQQGVILSDTIEDNIALPNLAAITRWGFVTPSGVTRFARKAAQRFGVKGGVGDPVATLSGGNQQKVVLSKWLSSDPKVIILDEPTRGIDIGARASIYEVVAELAQQGKAIIVVSSDLEEVLGLAHRVMVLAQGRNQGIMEAAEATADRVMAYATQ, from the coding sequence GTGACGAGCGAGCCCGCTCCGAGCCCGATACTGACGGTTCGCGGCATCTCGAAGTCGTACCCGGGCACCACCGCGCTGAACGGCATCGACCTGGAGGCGCGGCCGGGTGAGGTGATCGCCCTTCTCGGCGAGAACGGCGCGGGGAAATCCACCTTGTCCGGTATCATCGCCGGTGCGATTCAGCCCACCACGGGCACCATGACCTGGCAGGGCCGACCGCATGCGCCCGCGACGCCACGCGACTCGCTCATGCGCGGCATCGGCATGATCCATCAGGAGATGCGGCTGCTCCCCGACCTGACCGTGGCCGAGAACGTCGCGGTCGGCCGGTGGCCCACCCGGGCCGGGTTCCTCAGCGCGCGGACGATGCTCAGGCAGGCGCGGGAGCAGCTGGACAAGGTCGGGTTCACCGGCCGGACGGATCAGCCGGTCCGCGAGCTGAGCGTCGCGGGCCAGCAGCAGGTGGAGATCGCCAAGGCGCTCATGCTCGACGCCTCGCTGCTCATCCTCGACGAGCCGACCGCCGCGCTCGGCGAGATGGAGACGACCGCGCTGTTCGCGTGCATCCGCTCCCTCAAGGAGCAGGGCGTCTCGTTCATCTACGTGAGCCACCGGCTCGCGGAGATCGCGCAGATCGCCGACCGCATCGTCGTGCTCCGCGACGGGGAGAAGGTCGCGGAGCACGACAGCGGGGACGTCGCCCCTGACGTGCTGGTGCGGGAGATGGTCGGCCGCAGCGTCGACCGGCTCTTCCCCCGATTCGACGCCCCGCGCGAGGCGGTCGTGGTGTCGGTCGAAGGCATCTCCGACCGGGCCGGCCGCTTCGAGGACGTCTCCTTCACCGTGCGTGCCGGAGAGGTCTTCGGCATCGCGGGCATCGTCGGCGCTGGACGCACCGAACTGGTGCGGTCCATCGTCTCTCTGGAGCCGCGCCGCTGCGGCGAGGTCAGGATCGACGGCGTGCCGCTCGCGGCGGACGATCCGCTCGCGGCCAAGGCGGCGGGAGTGGTCCTCATTCCCGAGGACCGCAAACAGCAGGGCGTCATCCTGTCCGACACCATCGAGGACAACATCGCGCTGCCGAATCTCGCCGCCATCACCCGGTGGGGCTTCGTCACTCCTTCGGGCGTCACCCGGTTCGCCCGCAAGGCCGCGCAGCGATTCGGCGTGAAGGGCGGTGTCGGCGACCCGGTGGCGACCCTGTCCGGCGGCAACCAGCAGAAGGTCGTCCTTTCCAAGTGGCTCTCGTCGGATCCGAAGGTCATCATTCTCGACGAGCCGACCCGGGGCATCGACATCGGCGCGCGCGCGTCGATCTACGAGGTCGTCGCCGAGCTCGCGCAGCAGGGCAAGGCGATCATCGTGGTCTCGTCCGACCTGGAGGAGGTGCTCGGTCTCGCGCACCGGGTCATGGTTCTTGCCCAAGGTCGGAATCAGGGGATCATGGAGGCGGCCGAAGCGACCGCCGATCGCGTCATGGCGTACGCCACCCAGTGA
- a CDS encoding SDR family NAD(P)-dependent oxidoreductase, translating to MNEQASSIFAGHFAGKKVLVTGAAHGMGRAISRAFAEAGAAVLLVDRDDQVHETAKLMRADGLDTRACTADVTDDAAVRAAVAVAAEEWGSLDVLVNNAGVISVERLTDLTTEEFKRVLDVNTVGHFIVAREAVALLRAAGGGVILNAASAQAREGFIFTPHYAASKFGVVGMTQSLAKELAKDGIRVNAYCPGIVMTDMWGYLDGAWGAKLGDYQPGELVAEWIRDIPLQRPAREADVANLLLFLASDAATYITGQTINVDGGMSMD from the coding sequence ATGAACGAACAGGCCTCGAGCATCTTCGCCGGCCACTTCGCCGGTAAGAAGGTGCTGGTGACCGGCGCCGCCCATGGCATGGGACGGGCGATCTCCCGTGCCTTCGCCGAGGCGGGAGCGGCGGTGCTGCTGGTCGACCGCGACGATCAGGTGCACGAGACGGCGAAGCTGATGCGTGCCGACGGGCTCGACACGCGCGCCTGTACGGCGGACGTCACCGACGACGCGGCCGTCAGGGCGGCCGTCGCGGTGGCGGCCGAGGAGTGGGGAAGCCTCGACGTCCTCGTCAACAACGCGGGCGTGATCAGCGTCGAACGGCTGACAGACCTGACGACCGAGGAGTTCAAGCGCGTCCTCGACGTCAACACGGTCGGCCACTTCATCGTGGCGCGCGAGGCCGTCGCGCTGCTGCGCGCGGCCGGCGGCGGGGTGATCCTCAACGCCGCGAGCGCCCAGGCGAGGGAAGGGTTCATCTTCACCCCCCACTACGCGGCCAGCAAGTTCGGGGTCGTCGGCATGACGCAGTCCCTCGCCAAGGAGCTCGCCAAGGACGGCATCCGGGTGAACGCCTACTGCCCCGGCATCGTGATGACCGACATGTGGGGCTACCTGGACGGCGCCTGGGGGGCCAAGCTCGGCGACTACCAGCCCGGCGAGCTCGTGGCCGAGTGGATCCGTGACATCCCGCTGCAGCGCCCCGCCCGCGAGGCCGACGTGGCCAACCTCCTGCTCTTCCTCGCCTCCGACGCCGCCACCTACATCACCGGTCAGACGATCAACGTCGACGGCGGAATGTCGATGGACTGA
- a CDS encoding IS701 family transposase: MPSEDLQSWTAGLDELFARVARRFGRVEPRRQARAYLVGLLAPVERKNGWQLAEAAGDARPHRMQRLLNNVRWDPREVRVDLRNYVVDKLGEPGGVLIVGDTGFVKKGARSAGVQRRAAGAAGRVENCQLGVFLAYATPRGRTLLDAELYLPKSWTDDRARCVQAGIPDSVPFTTEPALATAMLGRALDGGVPASWVAADETYGQDHEFRAFLEARKIGYVVTVPRSQPIGTGDTGSRADAVTADAPEQAWKRLPAGDGAKGPRPYDWAMATLPPHADDDLGGSAGFQRRLLVRRGLAPDDRGERGPAFWLCFGPVGTPLRELVRIAGSRWAIEECLASARNQVGLDQYQVRRYDGWHRHITLAMLAHAYLAGTAAHATEASRPQPGSAVSWHV, encoded by the coding sequence GTGCCGTCTGAGGATCTCCAGTCGTGGACGGCCGGGCTGGACGAGCTGTTCGCGCGGGTGGCCCGTCGTTTCGGCCGGGTGGAGCCGCGTCGGCAGGCGCGGGCATACCTGGTCGGGCTCCTGGCGCCGGTGGAGCGCAAGAACGGCTGGCAGCTGGCCGAGGCCGCGGGTGACGCGCGGCCGCATCGGATGCAGCGGCTGCTGAACAACGTGCGCTGGGATCCCCGGGAAGTCCGTGTCGACCTGCGGAATTACGTGGTCGACAAGCTGGGCGAACCGGGTGGCGTGTTGATCGTGGGCGATACCGGGTTCGTCAAGAAGGGCGCCCGGTCGGCCGGAGTGCAGCGCCGGGCGGCCGGCGCGGCAGGCCGGGTGGAGAACTGCCAGCTCGGGGTGTTTCTGGCGTACGCCACCCCGCGCGGGCGCACCCTGCTCGATGCCGAGCTGTATCTGCCGAAGTCCTGGACCGATGACCGTGCCCGATGCGTCCAGGCCGGCATTCCGGACAGCGTGCCCTTCACCACCGAACCGGCGCTGGCGACCGCGATGCTGGGCCGCGCCCTGGACGGTGGAGTGCCCGCCTCGTGGGTGGCCGCGGACGAGACGTACGGCCAGGACCACGAGTTCCGTGCGTTCCTGGAGGCACGCAAGATCGGGTACGTGGTCACGGTGCCCAGGAGTCAGCCGATCGGCACCGGCGACACCGGCTCACGCGCTGACGCCGTAACCGCCGATGCCCCTGAGCAGGCGTGGAAACGCCTGCCCGCGGGCGATGGGGCCAAGGGGCCGCGCCCATACGACTGGGCAATGGCCACGTTGCCGCCGCACGCCGACGACGATCTCGGCGGCTCCGCGGGCTTTCAGCGGCGGCTCCTGGTCCGCCGCGGCCTCGCGCCGGACGACCGAGGCGAGCGTGGGCCGGCCTTCTGGCTGTGCTTCGGACCTGTGGGAACCCCGCTACGGGAGCTGGTGCGCATCGCTGGTTCCCGCTGGGCGATCGAGGAGTGCCTCGCCTCCGCCAGGAACCAAGTCGGACTGGATCAGTACCAGGTCCGCCGCTACGACGGCTGGCACCGCCACATCACCCTGGCCATGCTCGCCCACGCCTACCTCGCCGGCACCGCCGCCCACGCCACGGAAGCGTCTCGCCCCCAGCCGGGATCTGCCGTCTCCTGGCACGTCTGA